The following proteins are co-located in the Fundulus heteroclitus isolate FHET01 unplaced genomic scaffold, MU-UCD_Fhet_4.1 scaffold_303, whole genome shotgun sequence genome:
- the LOC118559518 gene encoding uncharacterized protein LOC118559518, whose translation MVKNALLRKSGGQGILEEYKSENTLKHRTRRQLVNILASDMTERHGRIPSRRQKEKYALGIISLFPALKDPFSPKGYVNQDFNLLFGAEKSSKLLNKWDTTFKPKIIKEATQLTQSTDLPRLLKAAERHPETGRKKTKISPTDAADRMVLFHKSCSSIDECLKEREGKQPFILAVGLTRNKIDTYYFAVDKQLIPIHHTSSLSAFDELFKCHYVFNLSYDESLVHLYMFVQTTVFNIDVYSTDESPRVRVLRAKMLNDNV comes from the exons ATGGTCAAAAATGCCTTGCTTCGGAAATCTGGAGGACAGGGCATTCTTGAAGAGTATAAATCCGAAAACACGCTGAAGCACCGCACTAGGAGGCAGCTTGTCAACATACTGGCAAGTGATATGACTGAGAGACATGG CCGGATTCCTTCCCGTCGACAGAAGGAGAAGTATGCGCTGGGAATCATTTCACTTTTTCCTGCACTTAAGGATCCCTTCTCACCAAAAGGATAT GTAAATCAAGACTTCAACCTGCTGTTTGGTGCTGAAAAAAGTTCCAAGTTGTTGAACAAGTGGGACACAACATTCAAGCCGAAGATCATCAAGGAGGCCACCCAGCTGACTCAATCAACTGATCTGCCTCGTCTGTTAAAAGCGGCTGAGAGGCACCCAGAGA CTGGACGCAAGAAGACCAAGATCAGCCCAACTGATGCAGCTGATAGAATGGTGCTCTTCCACAAG TCATGCAGCAGCATAGATGAATGTCTAAAAGAAAGAGAGGGAAAGCAGCCATTCATCCTTGCGGTTGGCCTTACCCGTAACAAGATTGACACCTACTATTTTGCCGTTGACAAACAGCTCATTCCAATTCACCATACCAGCTCACTGAGTGCGTTTGACGAACTTTTCAAATGTCACTATGTCTTCAACCTCTCGTATGATGAGTCCTTGGTCCATCTGTACATGTTTGTACAGACTACTGTATTCAACATCGATGTTTACTCCACGGACGAGTCACCGCGTGTTCGTGTGTTGCGTGCCAAGATGTTGAAtgacaatgtttaa